One stretch of Nicotiana tabacum cultivar K326 chromosome 18, ASM71507v2, whole genome shotgun sequence DNA includes these proteins:
- the LOC107772082 gene encoding uncharacterized protein LOC107772082, with protein MDVPFETFISEYMRSTEDPDSIAIKLSIFICSSDIDLREKCAVFLRKLLTSDNDFFTWWNLSESTQSTIKAILLERISIEESESILKHLGDTVSDLAASLLPRNNWPELLPFLYQCLVSSSYKLIESASSIFEQLAHDLGDTVVPWVKHVHSRLLKTLNDDTLDLDYRIAGMTAAIAFIQFQCVSNSNQKERFQELLPALLRRLTDTLSNSDEEVAAHDVLILFMEFAKNEPRFLRRQLTDVVSTMFEVAEDESLKEATRHLAIEFLLTLVETRKRAPGMMKRQPHFISRCFALLLKLLLDVKDDPAWHSVEIMKDDTGETSNFRFGKECLDRFSRALGGKSIAHIAIEQLCTYLDASEWEKRHAAIFALHFIAKGCSKVMIKNLEQVVDMVLNCFEDPHPRVRWAACRAISSLLIDFRPVTQDRYHNQIIPALTAAMDDVHPQVQASSTRALCFFCVFGKPETSISYLEGIVSKLLVFLQNDKPIVQQQALTALASVSRSVKEHFGTYYDTVMSHLKTVLRNTDLKSNLILRLAIECISSVAMAVGKEKFRGDEKQVMEVLMSLQGLQAKGDGPLIIGLLTAYTGICHCLGQDFLPYMSAVMPFFIQCAQLEPAMTISTQLDYGTNELDDNSIEKVLRVKAKSCAMLCFCAGILKEDFYPWIPQVVSIFVPLLKFYTRNGVRIYAVSVMSLLLSSAKLAVEKGIAQGGSESYFTKLSDYIVLALVESLHKEPMTEICGLMLYELNNCLQICGPLLTESQVRSIVNEIKHVITESSSRKNELSEREKTEDFDAEEAELLSAERKQEERVLSYVGEILRTLIKAFKTSFLPFLDELSPYLLPMWARENTTNERCTSILIFDSLVKECPEAALKYYDVCLPLVLETSNDEHPNVRQNALYGLGLWAEYGQSFFKPFVGEALSRIYVVLTHLKARELENESAYDNAVSALGKIYQFHGESIDLAQVIPSWLNCLPIKADLVEAKLVHEQLCSMVERSDKELLGPNYQYLPKVVSVFAEVLCSEKHLATKETADRMINVLRHFQQTLPPSTMESTWSYLLPQQEMKLKSILSVEESDLKAIVNGYHHGKRSPQNHQLSTNISTIKSTIMRDIQKFEFILNQIETNNEFHI; from the exons ATGGATGTTCCATTCGAAACATTTATTTCCGAATACATGCGGAGCACAGAGGATCCTGACTCCATTGCTATTAAGCTTTCTATCTTTATCTGCTCTTCTGACATTGATCTCCGTGAAAAGTGTGCCGTCTTCCTAAGGAAGTTGCTTACTTCTGATAATGACTTCTTCACTTGGTGGAATCTAAGTGAGTCAACTCAATCCACCATCAAAGCTATTCTCCTTGAGCGTATCTCTATTGAAGAATCTGAATCCATCCTCAAACACCTCGGCGACACTGTTTCAGATCTAGCGGCCTCACTCCTCCCACGTAACAACTGGCCTGAACTATTGCCATTCTTGTACCAATGTCTTGTTTCATCTTCGTACAAGTTAATAGAGTCAGCTTCCTCTATTTTTGAGCAACTAGCTCACGACCTAGGCGATACAGTAGTCCCTTGGGTAAAACATGTGCACTCACGATTACTTAAAACACTAAATGATGATACCCTCGATCTTGATTATAGGATTGCGGGCATGACTGCTGCGATCGCCTTCATTCAATTTCAATGCGTATCAAATTCAAATCAAAAGGAGCGGTTTCAGGAGCTATTGCCAGCTCTACTAAGGAGGTTGACTGATACATTGAGCAACAGTGATGAGGAGGTCGCAGCACACGACGTGCTGATACTTTTCATGGAGTTTGCGAAGAATGAGCCTAGGTTCTTGAGGAGGCAGCTAACGGATGTGGTGTCTACCATGTTCGAGGTAGCAGAGGATGAGAGTTTGAAAGAGGCGACGAGGCACTTGGCAATTGAATTTTTGTTAACTCTGGTTGAGACGAGAAAGAGGGCCCCAGGTATGATGAAGAGGCAGCCCCATTTTATTAGCAGATGTTTTGCATTGTTATTGAAGTTATTACTAGATGTTAAGGATGACCCTGCTTGGCATAGTGTCGAGATCATGAAAGATGATACAGGGGAAACAAGTAACTTCAGATTTGGTAAAGAGTGTTTAGATCGGTTTTCTCGTGCATTAGGAGGTAAATCTATTGCTCATATTGCCATAGAGCAGCTATGCACTTACTTGGATGCCTCAGAGTGGGAGAAGCGCCATGCAGCTATCTTTGCACTTCATTTCATTGCTAAAGGTTGCTCAAAG GTGATGATTAAGAATCTGGAGCAAGTGGTTGATATGGTTCTTAATTGTTTCGAAGATCCTCATCCTCGAGTCAGATGGGCTGCTTGTAGGGCAATTTCCTCATTGTTGATTGACTTCCGTCCAGTTACGCAAGATCGATATCATAACCAAATAATCCCTGCATTAACTGCAGCTATGGATGATGTTCATCCACAAGTGCAG GCATCCTCCACTAGAGCTCTCTGCTTCTTCTGTGTGTTCGGCAAGCCAGAAACTTCGATATCTTACCTAGAAGGAATAGTTAGCAAACTGCTTGTATTTCTACAG AATGACAAACCAATAGTCCAACAACAAGCATTAACTGCATTAGCTAGTGTATCTCGTTCGGTTAAG GAGCACTTCGGAACCTACTATGACACTGTTATGTCACACTTGAAAACTGTCCTGAGGAACACAGATCTGAAATCTAATCTCATTCTTCGACTCGCAATAGAGTGCATAAGCTCTGTTGCGATGGCTGTTGGCAAAGAGAAATTTAGGGGCGACGAAAAGCAG GTTATGGAAGTGCTTATGTCATTACAAGGATTACAAGCGAAAGGGGACGGTCCTCTTATTATTGGCTTGCTAACA GCATATACTGGAATTTGTCATTGCCTTGGACAGGATTTTCTTCCTTATATGAGTGCAGTCATGCCCTTTTTTATTCAATGTGCTCAACTTGAACCTGCTATGACCATCTCTACGCAGTTGGACTATGGAACTAATGAATTAGATGACAATAG TATAGAGAAAGTTCTACGGGTGAAAGCTAAAAGTTGTGCTATGCTATGCTTTTGTGCTGGAATATTAAAGGAAGACTTCTATCCATGGATTCCTCAG gttgtttcaatttTTGTTCCGCTTCTGAAATTCTATACCCGCAATGGTGTCAGGATATATGCTGTTAGTG TCATGTCCCTCCTGTTGAGTTCTGCTAAGCTAGCTGTTGAGAAAGGGATTGCTCAAGGTGGAAGTGAGTCATATTTCACAAAGTTGTCAGACTATATAGTACTGGCTTTGGTAGAGTCTTTGCATAAG GAGCCTATGACAGAAATATGTGGACTCATGTTGTATGAATTGAATAATTGCCTGCAG ATATGTGGACCACTTCTCACTGAAAGTCAGGTTCGTAGCATCGTCAATGAGATAAAGCATGTCATTACAGAAAGTTCAAGCAGAAAAAATGAACTGAGTGAGAGAGAGAAAACAGAAGACTTTGATGCTGAGGAAGCTGAATTATTGAGTgcggaaagaaaacaagaagaaagagtTCTCAGCTAT GTTGGTGAAATATTGCGCACATTGATCAAAGCTTTCAAGACTTCTTTCTTGCCTTTCCTTGACGAGTTGTCGCCATATTTATTACCTATGTGG GCCAGGGAGAATACAACTAATGAGAGATGTACATCTATTCTCATCTTTGATTCTCTTGTGAAGGAGTGCCCTGAAGCAGCTCTAAA GTACTATGATGTATGTCTTCCTTTAGTTTTGGAAACAAGCAATGACGAACACCCAAATGTTAGACAG AATGCTCTTTATGGACTTGGCCTTTGGGCGGAATATGGTCAGTCTTTTTTCAAACCTTTTGTTGGAG AGGCTCTTTCAAGGATCTATGTTGTCCTTACGCATTTAAAAGCTCGTGAACTTGAAAATGAAAGTGCATATGATAATGCTGTTTCTGCACTTGGTAAGATATATCAGTTTCATGGTGAAAGTATCGACTTAGCCCAG GTTATTCCATCTTGGTTGAATTGCCTGCCTATAAAAGCTGATTTGGTTGAAGCCAAACTTGTTCATGAACAGTTATGTTCAATGGTCGAAAG GTCAGACAAAGAACTTCTAGGTCCCAACTATCAATACCTTCCAAAAGTTGTTTCAGTTTTTGCAGAG GTTCTATGTTCTGAAAAGCATCTTGCAACAAAAGAAACTGCAGATCGCATGATTAATGTATTAAGGCATTTTCAGCAAACACTACCACCATCCACCATGGAATCAACATGGTCATATCTTTTGCCTCAACAGGAGATGAAATTGAAATCCATTCTATCAGTTGAAGAAAGTGACCTTAAGGCCATCGTCAACGGATACCATCATGGCAAGAGATCCCCTCAAAACCATCAGCTTTCTACGAATATTAGTACGATAAAATCCACCATCATGAGGGACATCCAAAAGTTTGAATTCATCCTTAATCAAATCGAAACAAATAATGAATTCCATATTTGA